One Mycolicibacterium crocinum DNA window includes the following coding sequences:
- a CDS encoding IclR family transcriptional regulator, producing MQRPAQTRQMDQLGTAKPPQYPIESVDNALRLLLLLGERSEVRLTEASVYLDVASSTAHRLLSMLQYRGFVRQDPISKAYLPGPALTGVAFAVFARMDIPRVAAPILRQLSDALQETVHIGMLDGTSVRFIAALESPSAVRVVSRLGRTMPAHCTSTGKAMLANFSDEELHKLYPDPNLEQLTQNSVSTLTQLCAELVEVRKSGFATSREESEEGVASVAVAIPARGPDVRLALNASAPSYRLRPSHVRKVAGIIGEAAAELATKLI from the coding sequence CTGTCGACAACGCTCTTCGCCTACTTCTACTCCTGGGTGAACGATCAGAGGTCCGTCTTACCGAGGCAAGCGTCTATCTAGACGTGGCATCGTCGACTGCGCATCGGCTGTTATCGATGCTTCAGTATCGCGGTTTCGTCCGCCAGGATCCGATCAGCAAGGCTTATCTGCCCGGACCGGCCTTGACCGGGGTGGCGTTCGCTGTTTTCGCCAGAATGGATATACCGCGCGTCGCAGCTCCGATTCTGCGCCAGCTCAGCGATGCGCTGCAGGAAACAGTGCATATCGGGATGCTGGATGGCACGTCGGTCCGCTTCATCGCGGCGCTCGAGAGCCCGTCCGCCGTGCGGGTGGTATCGCGCCTGGGTAGGACCATGCCTGCACACTGCACGTCGACCGGTAAGGCCATGCTTGCCAACTTCTCCGATGAAGAGCTTCACAAACTGTACCCTGACCCAAATTTGGAACAACTCACCCAGAATTCAGTGAGCACCCTCACCCAGTTGTGCGCCGAGTTGGTAGAGGTCAGAAAGAGCGGTTTCGCGACCAGTAGGGAGGAAAGCGAAGAAGGTGTCGCATCCGTTGCTGTCGCCATACCTGCAAGAGGTCCCGACGTGAGGCTGGCACTAAATGCATCAGCGCCGAGCTATCGGTTACGGCCATCACATGTCCGCAAAGTAGCTGGCATCATCGGCGAAGCTGCCGCAGAGCTTGCTACTAAGCTGATCTAA
- a CDS encoding 3-oxoacid CoA-transferase subunit B, with the protein MTGTLDARTRRRVEHLDRGPLDRREIAAMIARDIAPGSYVNLGIGQPTMVADYLDPAAEVVLHTENGMLGMGGAATGDAIDPDLTNAGKVPVTETPGASYFHHADSFAMMRGGHLDVCVLGAFQVSERGDLANWHTGAPDAIPAVGGAMDLAIGAKRVFVMMTLFGKDGTAKLVPECSYPLTGLRCVSRLYTEYAIFDIDNAGDGRVRVLETFAISIAALEKRLHIALSCDPGASVAEK; encoded by the coding sequence GTGACGGGAACGCTCGATGCAAGGACACGGCGTCGTGTCGAGCATCTCGACCGTGGCCCGTTGGACCGCCGGGAGATCGCCGCGATGATCGCCCGCGACATCGCACCTGGGTCGTACGTCAATCTCGGCATCGGCCAGCCCACGATGGTCGCCGACTACCTCGACCCCGCCGCCGAGGTGGTGCTGCACACCGAGAACGGCATGCTCGGCATGGGAGGCGCCGCGACGGGAGACGCCATTGACCCGGATCTCACCAATGCAGGCAAGGTTCCGGTCACCGAAACCCCTGGGGCGTCCTACTTCCACCACGCCGACTCCTTCGCCATGATGCGCGGCGGCCATCTCGACGTGTGTGTGCTCGGGGCGTTTCAGGTCAGCGAGCGTGGAGACCTCGCCAACTGGCACACCGGAGCACCGGACGCCATTCCCGCGGTCGGGGGTGCGATGGATCTCGCCATCGGCGCGAAGCGCGTATTCGTGATGATGACGCTGTTCGGCAAGGACGGGACCGCGAAGTTGGTTCCGGAGTGCAGTTACCCGCTGACCGGGCTTCGATGCGTCAGCCGGCTGTATACCGAGTACGCGATCTTCGACATCGACAACGCCGGAGACGGACGCGTGCGCGTACTCGAGACCTTCGCCATCAGTATCGCCGCGCTCGAGAAGCGCTTGCACATAGCTCTGTCGTGTGACCCTGGCGCTTCGGTCGCCGAAAAGTGA
- a CDS encoding 3-oxoacid CoA-transferase subunit A yields the protein MSRTAVCATAHEAVAGIADGATILVGGFGMAGMPTTLIDAIIEQGAAELTIVSNNAGNGDTGLAALLAAGRVAKVICSFPRQADSYVFDRLYRDGMVDLEVVPQGNLAERIRAAGAGIGAFFCPTGVGTPLASGKEIRTIDGRDYVLEYPIRGDVALIAAHLADRAGNLLYRKTARNFGPVMATAATLTVVEVSRVVETGGIDPETVVTPGIFVDRILDLSSIPAARTEVAS from the coding sequence ATGAGCCGCACCGCCGTCTGCGCCACCGCCCATGAAGCCGTCGCCGGAATCGCCGACGGCGCAACAATTCTCGTCGGCGGATTCGGCATGGCGGGCATGCCCACCACACTCATCGATGCGATCATCGAACAGGGCGCCGCCGAGCTCACCATCGTCAGCAACAACGCGGGCAACGGCGACACCGGTCTGGCCGCGCTGCTGGCTGCCGGTCGGGTCGCGAAGGTCATTTGTTCCTTCCCCCGACAGGCCGATTCGTACGTGTTCGACAGGCTCTACCGGGACGGCATGGTCGACCTCGAAGTGGTCCCGCAGGGCAACCTGGCCGAGCGGATCAGAGCGGCAGGCGCGGGCATTGGCGCGTTCTTCTGCCCGACCGGTGTCGGCACCCCGCTCGCCTCGGGCAAGGAGATCCGCACGATCGACGGCCGCGACTACGTGCTGGAGTATCCGATCCGCGGCGACGTCGCACTCATCGCAGCACACCTGGCCGACCGGGCCGGAAACCTGTTGTACCGCAAGACTGCTCGCAACTTCGGTCCGGTGATGGCGACCGCCGCCACGCTGACCGTCGTTGAGGTCTCCCGCGTCGTCGAGACCGGAGGCATCGACCCCGAGACGGTCGTGACGCCGGGTATCTTCGTCGACCGCATCCTCGACCTGTCCTCGATTCCCGCCGCCCGCACCGAGGTCGCCTCGTGA
- a CDS encoding cupin domain-containing protein, producing the protein MTLSRDELDDFAESMARAGDRDHQHVSEEHLVVSSTEAHWIQTGSPSEIGLLLRIPARSIEFFLQKIPAGAGSDLHRHVHESIHFVQHGSGWSEIGDQRVTWSAGDFVYTPPWVWHRHYADDQLDVEMIVIENSRLLAAVDATQRESRGNVSFAEAFGVADT; encoded by the coding sequence ATGACCCTATCCCGTGACGAGCTTGACGATTTCGCCGAAAGCATGGCGCGCGCAGGAGATCGCGACCACCAGCACGTATCCGAAGAGCACCTCGTCGTGAGCTCCACCGAGGCACACTGGATCCAGACCGGAAGCCCATCAGAAATTGGATTGCTTCTGCGGATACCCGCCCGCTCCATTGAGTTTTTTCTGCAGAAGATCCCCGCCGGTGCGGGCAGTGACCTTCATCGACACGTACACGAGTCAATTCACTTCGTGCAACATGGCTCGGGCTGGTCGGAGATCGGCGATCAACGCGTGACGTGGAGCGCAGGCGACTTCGTTTATACGCCGCCGTGGGTGTGGCATCGCCACTATGCCGACGACCAACTGGACGTCGAGATGATCGTCATCGAGAACTCCCGCCTCTTGGCTGCCGTGGACGCAACCCAGAGGGAAAGCAGGGGCAACGTTAGCTTCGCCGAGGCTTTCGGCGTCGCCGACACGTAA